A stretch of DNA from Lotus japonicus ecotype B-129 chromosome 4, LjGifu_v1.2:
AACATAATTTAGTTATGCACTCTGTTCAAGGTGCTTTTAGTTCATGTTATGCATGAGGTTGatctttaaaaataatatatcacTTTTTATTGCAGATATGAAGATGCCTTCAATAGATTTGTGGATGAGTTTAATAGTTTGGCTACTTATAACTGGTGGGAAGGGTCTATATATAGCATCCTTTGCATCATTGCATATCCCCTTGCTTGGTCATGGCTGCAGAGGTGTCGGAGAATGAAATTGCAGAAACTTCGTGAATTTGTTCGGTCAGAGTATGACCATGCTTGCTTGCGTTCTTGTCGCTCACGAGCCCTTTATGAAGGGATGAAGGTACTTCAGATTCAAGTTTATGAATTTGTTCTCTTACCCTAAGCGTAGCTCACGGCTTAGTGATTTTATTCACCCGTGTAGTGACTTTGTCTGTCACATTACAGGTAGCTGCAACGACTGATCTGATGCTGGGATATCTAGACTTCTTTCTTGGCGGGGATGAGAAAAGACCTGATCTGCCTCCTCGTCTTCACCAAAGATTCCCCATGGCTGTAATTTTTGGAGGAGATGGAAGTTATATGAGtcctttctctcttcaaagtGATAATATTCTTACTAGCATCATGAGTCAGGTTTGCGCATCTGAAAATTTAGCTTTTATGTGAAATGTTAACAAAAACTCCCCTATGTTTATTTTGCTGGCTGATTGTTATTTTTGTTTGCTCTCCAGTCTATTCCACCAACTATATGGTATCGATTAGTGGCTGGTCTTAATGCTCAAGTGCGCGTAGTTCGCCGTGGACATCTAAAAATAACTTTCGGCTCTGTTATCAGCTGGCTCGATATATATGCAAACCCTACGTTGGCTAGATATGGCGTACGTGTTGATCTTGCTTGGTTTCAGCCGACAGCTTCTGGATATTGCCAATTTGGACTGGTAGTACATGCTACTGAGAATGAAAGCAGGTCATCATCATGGGAAGGTTATGATGATCCTAGAATAGCTGGAAAGCAGCCATGGTAATACTAactattgtttttttcttttaaattttatgaaTTTAATCTTAACATCCTATGGTTTATTATGTGCAGTCTTCTTAGGAGTCCCGGAAATCCAGCGTGTCACATGACAGGCAATGAACAACTGTTGCTGCCTAGAAGGATACCTGGTGGGATATTGCATCCCAAGAGCCTAAGAACCCTTAAAGAGAAGAAAACTATATTCTATCCCTTtgcttttattatttataatacAAAACCTATTGGCCATCAGGTATTAAATCCTTTTCCTTATCAACTTTACTAGATCTAAATTTTAGAAAATCTGGTTTGTCTCCTTGAACCTTTTTTGACTCTTGCATCATTGCAGGATCTAGTTGGGCTGGTTATCTCTATACTACTACTTGGAGATTTTATCTTAGTGTTGCTCACCTTACTTCAGATGTACTCGCTGTCGCTGGTGTACTTCTTCTTAGTTTTATTTATCCTCCCCCTTGGTGTTTTATTTCCATTTCCATCTGGAATCAGTGCTTTGTTTAGTCAAGGACCCCGGAGATCAGCCGGGCTTGCTCGTCTATATGCCTTGTGGAATCTGACATCCCTAGTCAATGTTGTAAGTTGTTCTACAGCTGTGTTTGTTTGGAAATTGATTATAAGCAGTCATTTTTTTGTGCAGTCACTGAATTCAAGGAATCTCGGCCAATAATGAAAATCGGACGGTTTAGATTCTGGGAACATGTTACATGTTTTACATACATTTTATCTCGCTGAAATCGGACCTGTCTGGTCTTCTTGCTACTGCCGAGGTCCCTTAACAGCAGTGACTGCACCAAAAATTGAGTACAGCCAAgccaaaaaaatttctttttattatCTCAAAGCTGTGTCATATAAGCTCCAGCCTCCAATTATATTCCCTTTAACCTTAACAGTGGAATTTGTCTCTTGAAACAGGTAGTTGCCTTATTATGTGGATTTATTCATTATACAGCTCATTCAAATAACAAGCATTCCAACTTTCAACCCTGGAATTTTAGTATGTAAGTAGCTTTTACCATCTACCACAGCAATCATTGTAGAAGATAGTGAAAATTGATACCACATTTATTTGGTGTCATTATTTGACAACTTTAATCATGTCTTTGTGCTATGCAGGGATGAAAGTGAATGGTGGATGCTTCCTTCTGGTTTGGTCCTCTGCAAAATCATTCAAGCACGTCTTGTTGATATTCATGTGGCTAACCAGGAAATACAGGATCCCTCATTGTATAGCAGTGACGCTAACGTCTTCTGGAATTCTTAACTTGTCTTCCCCTTTTGTATATTTATTAAAGTGTAGAGCTTAATTAGGTGGGAGCAGCAGGAGTGATGGTGTAAATTGTATAATGTTAGGGAAAGTTCATTACATGAGGATGTTTGGTGTGAAGTGCGCTGATTACATAATTTGTTTGATGATCATAGGGTACAGGTAATAATGTAAGGGACTTGGCCCTTTTGTAAATGTTGATGGTTCTGTTTGTGCATTGTCTTGCCGCAAGACAAGAGCATATAATGTTAAAAGTTTACATGATTACAAATTGGGAGTAACACTAATGATCATGGATGGATGGTTTCTTAGTTGGAAATTATCAATACTTCTAAATGAAGTCAATTACTCCCCTATTACTATTTATAATTCACTTTTAACTTATCTAAGTCATTTCGTTAACGGATTGGACTTTTTTCatcaaatttcattttcaattgtTCTTTAAAATGTTGAAATATAAACAAGTAGAAACAAAATGTAATTTTCTATTCATAAAGATTAAGATTAAGATAAGACCAGGATATCTTTGAAGACCATTCAATAAAACTTTCTGAAAAATCAAAGTTAGGTAAGTCAGATATAAgatgataataaataaaattacaattaccgatagaaatttaataaataaaattgttttgTTTTCTAGGTGATACAGACATGAACCAGCTCCAGCTATTTGCGAGCTATCAGGACTCACTTAATCATGCCCAATTTCAAATGAGCAAACAAATTAAATCAAGAACCTATCAAGCCAGACAAGAATACTTCAAATGAGCTTAAGAAGTTGCTGTTGTGTGACTGAGGTCACGGGTTCAAGTCCTAAAACAACAGCTTGTGTAAAACACTTGTGGTCAGACACTTCCCCATAAACCACGCATAGCGAGAGCTTTAATGTCTGGGCTGCCCTTTATTAACATAACCACATGTTACAGCACAACTGATCGAGTAAGTCCCCAATGGCATGAAGATGAGATTTATTGATTATGATGTCAGGAGTATAATTCTCAGATCATGCACCATGAATCTTACCCCCTGCTCTTTTAAAGCACAAGATCAATAAGCAATGCAATTCAATCAGGGAGGaaggaaaaaatgaaataaagtaAGAATTTATATTTTGTTCATAAAGAAAATTGGAGATTAACTGCTGTAGTTATATTCACTTTATTGTACAAAACATGACAGCCAATGATAATATAGAAATTACAGGGAATGCTTCTTTTGTTTCTCCTAAGATGCTTTATCCATCAGCTGAATAGGAGCCAGAATATTTGCTTTGCTTGTCTCCACAATACAACCATTCATGACCATTTCCTCCAACATAAAATGTACCTTTTCTAAATGAAACATGATATCTAGCTCACACTGCAAATTTAAGCACacaataaatgaaaaatcaatGTTTTGAGGAAGCTAAGTTCAGGGGATGGAAGTAAGAAATGAATAGACATTAGTACAGTAAGGTGGGGTGGCAAATCACTTTtaacaaacataaaaactcTACAGACTAAATCATAAAGGCCTTACCACATTGCCAAAGTGTCTATCCATGGTTTCAACCAGGAGATGGATAAATTCCAAAATAGCAAGTTCATTCTGCAAAATTATCCAAAGAAGGTAGAATGAACAACCAAGTAAAAGCAGGTTTTCAgatgatatcatatttattTATGAAAAGAGGTACACATGGAAAATTTCATTGAAGCTGCATGTGTGATTAGACTAATAACTTCAAGGTCTATGTTTATAATAGAAAACATCCTCTCTGTTTCACTAGACAAGTAAAGTAATAGTAATTTCTAACTAAGAGGCAGATCACCAAAGCTAGACCATTCCACACATTTATCCAGTATCTAAAATTCACATTATCTGAAGCAACTCAGGATAAGAAATATAGGGGAAATTTTTTACCTCATCCGCATCAACTCCAACCAGGAAAAACAAAGATGCATAGCGCCTATATACAATTTTGTAGTTGCGATGCTCAACAAATGAACACTGCCCATAATAAAAATGCATCAGCTAAGTCCATATACAATCCTTAATCCATATGTTCAGGGATTAATTAGCATATGTTAATATAGGTGAAACAAAGTGAATGAGTCAAATATATCACCCATTGACCTAATATCGTGGGCTACATTAGTTCAATGTTGTTAACGGCGGACTATGAGGGAGAGCCAAAAACCCGCCATATTTGACAAATAATATCCAAACAAAGTTTCCCATTCCATTTAACTCTTCATTAAGCATCTAAATTTTGAGTTGAACAGTGATGATGTTAGAATCAGATAGGTATTGATAGGATCAAATTCAACTAGATCCCTTTCCATTTCATTCAACACTCACAGATATTCAAATTAAAGTTCAGGATTGAAATGTGATGTTAGACCCAAACCCactaaaagattaagatttcaAGCTGATACTTGATCTGAAATTAGAATTACCTTCAATAAATTCAatcaaaattgaaataaataagtaGAAAAGAATGAAACTTGGTTGAGATGGGTAATGAATGAGGGAGTAACCTGGTGCTCATTGCGGGCGAGGCATTTGCGAACGATTTCGCCTTCAAGAGCTCGCCTTTCTTCAATAGTGAGGTATTCGTAGTACTGGGCAAGACGGGTTTGACCTTGCTTGTTCACCATTAATACGAATCGGATCCCCATTTGATTTCActgctcttcctcttcttcttgctCTGCACCTAACAGGAACAAGGGTGAAGAAGGTGTTTTTGATTTATACAAGtcgtttttgttttgtttaggaATCAATTTTTCATTATAATAATCAATACAATTTTTTGTAATTAAGATAATATTAGTTATtacacatgtttaaaaaaatataatgttgaATAATTCAATAATTAGTAATAATGTCACAAGTTTTTACACTAAAGAATTATATTAATGTGTTAAAATTTTAGTACACATCCGCTTctcatttttcttattttagtGTTGTTCTTCGTGACTAATGCAGTTTACCTCTTGTTAAACGTTCTAGTAACAAGTGACAAAATTCATCTTGAAGTTGACCTTCAATTCTTTTAATGCTATTTGGGTTAAGGATACTCCCGCCGAATTGAATTAATTACCTTTTTGAAGGTTGGTGTATTGGACATCTCAATAAACTTatcatgaaaaagaaaaactatatTTATATTAGTCTTAACCTTAAAGGGGATTATTTtctgatgaagaaaaaaaaaagggggatTGTTGGAGGATGAGAACatcctttaaaaaaattattccatTTTTTATAATGTAAATTGTGTAACCTTCtattaaagttaaaattaaggATAACAATTAGTGTTATTCCCCTATAAAAAGTTAAGTTACTCacttttttaatgttttattaatttttaatgagATAAATTTTCTTAAACTTCACTTTTTAATGCACGagtcatgttttttttttgtataaaagGAAAATACTGAAAAATCAACTCTTAAGAGTTAAAATCTTCCCATAAACAACGAACAACAAAGACATCCACAAGAATAACAAGAAGTTGCAAAATAACATTGGCATATGGTTACTTGAAACATTTTCTTTTCTATAGATTTTTTTTGGGCTCAACTTTCTATAGATATATAATTGCCCATATTAGATTTTGAATTTCTAATGCTTCATTAGTAGTGTGTTTCATTCATATCTCCAACCTCTACAATGAATGTTTGGATACTCATTAGCGTCAGTGTTAATAGATATTAGCACTCATTTCGAGATAAAAAGTGAACGAAATTTCTTATGAATTAAAATGAATGTGTTTTCACGTTAATTAAATTGATATCTAAACGCACACGATTGCACCTTTAGTTGAGTCATGGGTAAGAaactaaaactaaaattaaCTTGAGATAAATTACAACTCTTTCACAATGATTAGCATACAAGATAGAAAAaagaataatatataaattttccccATCTTAGGGAAGTGgaaaggataaaaaaaaaactagctcCTAATGATACTACTTACAAGGCAATGACATGTACAGAGAATAGTGATAGATGCTGCTGACTTCTTTTTATTAACAAAATGGTTGCTTGAACAATTCCCATCCTACTCCTTGGAtgctgcttcttcttccttcatttCATTGACATTCTTACCAGTCAAAAAACTGGGCTGATTTGTTGAAGATAGAAGCCTAGCCCACATTCTATCAGTTATCACTACTTTGTTCTGTCCTTCATTGATTCTCTGCATGATAAAACAACCCACATCCGAGACAGTTAAGCAAGACCTGGACTTTGTAAGCTAAATGCAATGCTGCTACAATTTCCTACTTAGGTCCCGTTTGAAAGAACTTGTTTGaacttatcttatagcataaacgCTGTGTTTGAGAGAGTTTATGTAAATAACTTATGACTTGCTTATAAGCTATTTGGTCATATATGCTTATGAATAAACGCTTAATTAAAATGTTTACTCAAATGCACCCTTAGAAGTTAGAAGTACAAGTTACTTCATCTCATCATGACATAAAAAACTGACCGTGTACTGATGTTTATATATAAACAAATTATTCCCATCTATTATGCAGAAGCAGGAGAACCAAAATATCAAGCATGGCCAATGAACTCACATAAAAGGGTATATACGTTTGTCTTCCATTGACAAGCCCACTCGTAAAGCCAGTATAACCTGCCATTGCTCCATGAACAGCACTTTGAGCAAGAAGTGTGCAGTATACGTTATCAGAAGCGTTGCTTGGAACAGCTCGGATCATATAGGTTGGATCTGTCAGATAAAGAAAGGAGGTAATACTTGAAATTTGAGATGTTCCTGCTTTTCATTATACACTACATAGTTTTCATCTTTACCAACCTATATATTTGAGAGTTATA
This window harbors:
- the LOC130715831 gene encoding AP-4 complex subunit sigma, with product MGIRFVLMVNKQGQTRLAQYYEYLTIEERRALEGEIVRKCLARNEHQCSFVEHRNYKIVYRRYASLFFLVGVDADENELAILEFIHLLVETMDRHFGNVCELDIMFHLEKVHFMLEEMVMNGCIVETSKANILAPIQLMDKAS